The proteins below come from a single Salifodinibacter halophilus genomic window:
- a CDS encoding TrkH family potassium uptake protein, whose amino-acid sequence RGYVGLLAVATAIVAALLYTDAGLAGIAGAIEPSLRHAVFQVASFVTTTGYASMDFNAWGTPAKYILLALLFVGGSAGSTGGG is encoded by the coding sequence CCGCGGGTACGTCGGCCTCCTCGCCGTCGCCACCGCGATCGTCGCCGCGCTCCTCTACACGGACGCCGGCCTCGCGGGGATCGCGGGCGCGATCGAGCCGTCGCTCCGCCACGCCGTCTTCCAGGTCGCGTCGTTCGTCACGACCACGGGCTACGCGAGCATGGACTTCAACGCGTGGGGGACGCCCGCGAAGTACATCCTCCTCGCCCTGCTGTTCGTCGGCGGTTCCGCGGGCAGCACCGGCGGTGGT